Below is a genomic region from Actinomadura sp. NAK00032.
ACCTGCTGTCCGACAAGGCCCGCGACCTCGCCGCGAACCCGCGCGCGGCCCTGGTGTTCCCCTGGCATCCGCTGTACCGGCAGGTGCGGGTCTCGGGTCCGGTGACCGAACTGTCGCGGGACGAGTCGGCCGCCTACTTCCGGACGCGCCCGTACGGGTCGCGGCTCGGCGCGTGGGCGAGCGAGCACCAGTCGGGCGTCATCCCCGGCCGGGACGTGCTGGAGCGCGGCTACGCCGAGGCGGCCGCGCGCTGGCCGGATCCGGCCGCCGGGCAGCCGCCGGGGGCACCGGACGGGGACGGCTCCGACGTCGTCCCGCTGCCGGACTTCTGGGGCGGCTACCGCCTGGTTCCCGCGTCGATCGAGTTCTGGCAGGGCCGCCGCGACCGGCTGCACGACCGGATTCGTTACCGCCGCGAAGTATCTCCGGGGGGTGCGGAGGAGCCGGGGGAGTGGACGGCGGAGAGACTGTCTCCGTGACATCGGAACAGCAGCCATCCCCCACCGACACTCCTGACACCGCCGGGCGCGCCGGCGCGGGCGCGGCGTCCGGCGAGGAGCCGGCTGAGCCCGAGGAACCCGCGAAACCCGGGGAGCGGGCGGGGCCGGAGGAGGCCGCCGGGAGGCCGCCGGGCGCCCGCGGCAGGCTGCGGCGGCTGGCGATCGACGTCCGGCCGCTGCGGAAGCCGGAGTACCGGCGGCTGTGGCTCGGGCAGGGCGTGTCGTTCGTCGGTTTCCAGGTCACCGCCGTCGCCGTGCCCGTCCAGGTGTACGACATGACGCGGTCGTCGCTGTGGGTCGGCGTGCTCGGCTTCGTCAACCTCGTCCCGCTGATCGTGTTCGGGCTGTGGGGCGGCGCGATCGCCGACCACATGGACCGGCGGCGGCTGCTGTTCGCCTCGTCCTGCGTGATGTGGGCGGCGACGCTGCTGCTGCTCGTCCAGGCCCTGCTCGGGATCGAGAGCCTCACCCTGATCATGGCGGTGGTGGCGGTCCAGGCGGTCGGGTTCGCGGTGGCCTCGCCGACCCGCAGCGCGATCATCCCCCGGCTGGTGGACCGGGAGCTCGTCCCGGCGGCCAACACCCTCAACTTCACCGCCAGCCAGTTCGGGATGCTGGCCGGGCCGCTGTTCGCCGGCGTGCTGCTGGCGCACTGGCACTACGCGGCGGCCTACGCGCTCGACGCCGTGCTGTTCACCGTCGTCCTCTACGCGGCGCTGCGGCTGCCGGCGATCCCGCCGCTCGGCGACGTCACCGGCGCGCCGGGCCTGCGGTCGGTGATCGACGGGCTGAGCTACCTGGCCACGCAGCCGGTGCTGCTGATGTCGTTCGTCGTGGACATCATCGCGATGGCGATCGCGATGCCGCGCGCCCTGTTCCCCGAGGTGGCCGAGACGCAGTTCGGCGGGGAGGGCGCGGTCGGCTGGCTGTTCGCCGCCATCGCGATCGGCGCGTTCCTCGGCGGGCTGTCGTCCGGCTGGATCGGGCGGGTGCACCGGCAGGGGCTGGCGCTCGTGGCCTCGATCGTGGTGTGGGGGCTGGCCGTGGCGGCGGCCGGGCTCGCCGGCTCGCTGTGGCTCGCGGTGGTGCTGCTCGCCGTGGGCGGCGCGGCCGACCTGGTGTCGGCGGTCTTCCGCCAGTCGATGCTCCAGACGTACGCGCCGGACAAGCTGCGCGGCCGGCTCCAGGGCGTGTTCACCGTGGTCGTCGCGGGCGGCCCCCGGCTCGGGGACGTGCGGGCGGGCGCGACCGCGAGCGTCGCCGGCGCCACCGCGTCCTGGGTGGGCGGCGGCCTGGCCTGCGCGGCGCTGGTGGTCGTCGCCGCGTTCGCCGTCCCGG
It encodes:
- the pdxH gene encoding pyridoxamine 5'-phosphate oxidase produces the protein MDSATPDPARLRRSYEAGELSESALPADPLPLFAAWFADVHAAGLAEPNAMVLATASGDGVPSARLVLLKGYGPQGFRFFTNLLSDKARDLAANPRAALVFPWHPLYRQVRVSGPVTELSRDESAAYFRTRPYGSRLGAWASEHQSGVIPGRDVLERGYAEAAARWPDPAAGQPPGAPDGDGSDVVPLPDFWGGYRLVPASIEFWQGRRDRLHDRIRYRREVSPGGAEEPGEWTAERLSP
- a CDS encoding MFS transporter; translated protein: MTSEQQPSPTDTPDTAGRAGAGAASGEEPAEPEEPAKPGERAGPEEAAGRPPGARGRLRRLAIDVRPLRKPEYRRLWLGQGVSFVGFQVTAVAVPVQVYDMTRSSLWVGVLGFVNLVPLIVFGLWGGAIADHMDRRRLLFASSCVMWAATLLLLVQALLGIESLTLIMAVVAVQAVGFAVASPTRSAIIPRLVDRELVPAANTLNFTASQFGMLAGPLFAGVLLAHWHYAAAYALDAVLFTVVLYAALRLPAIPPLGDVTGAPGLRSVIDGLSYLATQPVLLMSFVVDIIAMAIAMPRALFPEVAETQFGGEGAVGWLFAAIAIGAFLGGLSSGWIGRVHRQGLALVASIVVWGLAVAAAGLAGSLWLAVVLLAVGGAADLVSAVFRQSMLQTYAPDKLRGRLQGVFTVVVAGGPRLGDVRAGATASVAGATASWVGGGLACAALVVVAAFAVPALVRYDTRTAEAVTVAEP